A section of the Rhizobium sp. SSA_523 genome encodes:
- a CDS encoding sugar phosphate isomerase/epimerase has protein sequence MTELGFQLYSARNFPPLSDVLERLSKAGYTHVEGYGGIYAGMDDEALSGLRRDLDRSGLTMPTGHFGLDMLEREPDRAMAIARTLGMEAIYCPYLLPDQRPADAASWRAFGQRLAEAGKRFQDAGLVFGWHNHDFEFLSLGDGTTPQEHILEGGPDLAWEADIAWIIRGKADPFAWIDRYGSRIRAVHVKDIAPAGDNADEDGWADVGHGTVPWKALMEALRASSAKHFIVEHDNPKDLDRLITRSFAAFSTY, from the coding sequence ATGACTGAACTCGGTTTCCAGCTTTACAGCGCGCGCAATTTTCCGCCTCTGTCGGATGTGCTGGAGCGTCTGTCCAAGGCCGGCTACACGCATGTGGAAGGCTATGGCGGGATCTATGCCGGCATGGACGACGAGGCGCTGAGCGGCCTGAGACGGGATCTGGACAGATCCGGCCTGACGATGCCGACGGGCCATTTCGGTCTCGACATGCTGGAGCGGGAGCCGGATCGCGCCATGGCAATTGCCAGAACGCTGGGCATGGAAGCGATTTACTGCCCTTACCTTCTGCCCGACCAGCGGCCGGCCGATGCGGCCTCCTGGCGTGCCTTCGGGCAACGCCTGGCAGAGGCAGGCAAGCGCTTTCAGGATGCAGGCCTGGTATTCGGCTGGCACAATCATGATTTCGAATTCCTCAGCCTCGGCGACGGCACCACGCCGCAGGAGCATATTCTCGAGGGCGGGCCTGATCTTGCCTGGGAGGCCGACATTGCCTGGATCATCCGCGGCAAGGCGGATCCCTTTGCCTGGATCGATCGCTACGGCAGCCGCATCCGTGCCGTCCATGTCAAGGATATCGCGCCGGCCGGCGACAATGCCGATGAGGATGGCTGGGCGGATGTGGGACACGGCACGGTGCCGTGGAAGGCCCTGATGGAGGCGCTTCGTGCAAGTTCGGCCAAGCACTTCATTGTCGAACATGACAATCCGAAGGATCTTGATCGCCTGATCACGCGCTCCTTCGCCGCATTCTCCACCTATTGA
- a CDS encoding carbohydrate ABC transporter permease, with protein MANIGTINATGASFDAVAGQTAGPRGRRPRKTLSRRNIILYGTLIIAALYYLLPLYVMVVTSLKGMPEIRLGNIFSPPMEITLEPWAKAWASACTGLNCEGLSRGFWNSVRILLPSVVVSIAVASVSGYALANWRFKGADLFFSILIIGAFIPYQVMIYPIVIILRELGVYGTLTGLVIVHTIFGMPILTLLFRNYFSALPEELFKAARIDGAGFWQIYLRIMLPMSLPIFVVAMILQVTGIWNDFLFGVVFTRPDSYPMTVQLNNIVNSVQGVKEYNVNMAATLLTGAVPLIVYFVSGRLFVRGIAAGAVKG; from the coding sequence GTGGCTAACATTGGCACGATCAACGCGACAGGCGCAAGTTTCGATGCGGTGGCCGGCCAGACGGCAGGCCCGCGCGGCAGGCGCCCGAGAAAGACCCTCTCGCGCCGCAATATCATCCTCTACGGCACGCTGATCATTGCAGCGCTCTATTATCTGCTGCCGCTCTACGTCATGGTCGTCACGTCATTGAAGGGTATGCCGGAAATCCGTCTCGGCAATATCTTCTCTCCGCCCATGGAGATCACGCTGGAACCCTGGGCCAAAGCCTGGGCGAGCGCCTGCACCGGATTGAACTGCGAAGGCCTCTCGCGCGGCTTCTGGAATTCGGTGCGCATTCTGCTGCCTTCGGTCGTGGTGTCGATCGCGGTCGCCTCGGTCAGCGGCTATGCGCTGGCGAACTGGCGGTTCAAGGGCGCCGACCTGTTCTTTTCCATCCTGATCATCGGAGCCTTCATCCCCTATCAGGTGATGATCTACCCGATCGTGATCATCCTGCGCGAACTCGGCGTCTATGGCACGCTGACCGGCCTCGTCATCGTTCACACGATCTTCGGCATGCCGATCCTGACCCTGCTGTTCCGCAATTATTTCTCCGCCCTGCCGGAGGAATTGTTCAAGGCCGCGCGCATCGATGGTGCCGGCTTCTGGCAGATCTACCTGCGCATCATGCTGCCAATGTCGCTGCCAATCTTCGTCGTAGCCATGATCCTGCAGGTCACCGGCATCTGGAACGACTTCCTGTTCGGCGTCGTCTTCACCAGGCCCGACAGCTATCCGATGACGGTGCAGCTCAACAATATCGTCAACTCCGTGCAGGGGGTGAAGGAATACAACGTCAATATGGCGGCGACCCTTTTGACGGGCGCTGTGCCTCTGATCGTCTATTTCGTCTCCGGCAGATTGTTTGTCCGCGGTATTGCCGCCGGCGCAGTGAAGGGCTGA
- a CDS encoding ABC transporter ATP-binding protein produces MADSVSIRDLSLSFGSVTVLKDLNLDIRDGEFLVLLGSSGCGKSTLLNCIAGLLEPTDGQIFIKDRNVTWEEPKDRGIGMVFQSYALYPQMTVEKNLSFGLAVAKMPKPDIDKRVARAAEILQIGPLLKRKPAELSGGQRQRVAIGRALVRDVDVFLFDEPLSNLDAKLRSELRVEIKRLHQSLKNTMIYVTHDQIEALTLADRIAIMKSGVIQQLDDPIVIYNRPKNLFVAGFIGSPSMNFLKGEIVEASGRPIFRTHGVDFSLDGYEASQPLKAGRRVVLGVRPEHISIDTEGAAAEVHEAVVDIEEPMGADNLLWLNHANHLMSVRIGGARRYAPGSRVRMTFDMRMASLFDAETEDRI; encoded by the coding sequence ATGGCCGATAGTGTTTCCATTCGCGATCTCTCCCTCTCCTTCGGATCGGTGACCGTTCTCAAGGATCTCAACCTCGATATCCGCGACGGTGAATTCCTGGTGCTTCTCGGCTCGTCCGGCTGCGGAAAATCCACTTTGCTGAACTGCATTGCCGGGCTTCTCGAGCCGACGGACGGGCAGATCTTCATCAAGGATCGCAATGTCACCTGGGAAGAGCCGAAAGACCGAGGCATTGGCATGGTCTTCCAGTCCTATGCGCTGTATCCGCAGATGACCGTGGAAAAGAACCTCTCCTTCGGCCTGGCCGTCGCCAAGATGCCGAAGCCCGATATCGACAAGCGTGTCGCACGGGCCGCCGAGATCCTGCAGATCGGCCCGCTTCTGAAGCGCAAGCCAGCCGAACTCTCCGGCGGCCAGCGCCAGCGCGTCGCGATCGGCCGCGCTCTGGTGCGCGATGTCGATGTCTTCCTTTTCGATGAGCCGCTCTCCAATCTGGATGCCAAGCTGCGCTCCGAACTGCGCGTCGAGATCAAGCGGCTCCACCAGTCGCTGAAAAACACCATGATCTATGTGACGCATGACCAGATCGAGGCGCTGACCCTGGCAGACCGCATCGCCATCATGAAGAGCGGCGTGATCCAGCAGCTCGATGATCCCATCGTCATCTACAATCGCCCGAAAAACCTGTTCGTCGCGGGCTTTATCGGTTCACCCTCGATGAATTTCCTGAAGGGCGAGATCGTCGAGGCAAGCGGCCGGCCGATCTTCCGCACCCACGGCGTCGACTTCTCGCTGGACGGCTATGAGGCCTCGCAGCCGCTGAAGGCCGGGCGGCGCGTGGTTTTAGGCGTGCGGCCGGAGCACATTTCGATCGATACGGAAGGCGCGGCCGCCGAAGTGCATGAGGCCGTTGTCGATATTGAGGAACCGATGGGCGCCGACAATCTTCTCTGGCTGAACCACGCCAATCATCTGATGTCGGTCCGGATTGGCGGAGCCAGGCGCTATGCCCCCGGAAGCCGGGTGCGGATGACCTTCGACATGCGCATGGCATCGCTCTTCGACGCGGAAACGGAAGACCGGATCTGA
- a CDS encoding carbohydrate ABC transporter permease, protein MTSRAPAGRPNQLFKNLNAKIALIPMMLVALVVFLGGTVWTVLYSFTRSGLLPRLSFVGLDQYERLWDAPRWIISIQNLAIYGILSLIFSLCIGFLLAALMDQKIRFENTFRTIFLYPFALSFIVTGLVWQWILNPEFGIQSIVRSLGWTSFAFDPLYNPQIVIYGILIAGLWQGTGLVMCLMLAGLRGIDEDIWKAARVDGIPMWRTYLFIIIPMMRPVFITTLVLIASGIVKVYDLVVAQTSGGPGIASEVPAKYVYDYMFQAQNLGQGFAASTMMLLTVAIIVIPWAYLEFGGKKRG, encoded by the coding sequence ATGACATCCCGCGCGCCGGCTGGCCGGCCGAACCAGCTTTTCAAGAACCTCAACGCGAAGATCGCCCTCATCCCGATGATGCTCGTCGCGCTCGTCGTCTTTCTTGGCGGCACGGTCTGGACGGTGCTGTATTCCTTCACACGCTCAGGGCTGCTGCCGCGGCTGAGCTTTGTCGGTCTCGACCAGTATGAGCGTCTCTGGGATGCGCCTCGCTGGATCATCTCCATCCAGAACCTGGCGATCTACGGCATCTTGTCGCTGATCTTCAGCCTGTGCATCGGCTTTCTGCTGGCGGCGCTGATGGACCAGAAGATCCGCTTCGAAAATACCTTCCGCACCATCTTTCTCTATCCGTTCGCCCTGTCCTTCATCGTCACCGGGCTGGTCTGGCAGTGGATCCTCAATCCGGAATTCGGCATCCAGTCCATCGTCCGGAGCCTGGGCTGGACCAGTTTCGCCTTCGATCCGCTCTACAACCCGCAGATCGTCATCTATGGAATCCTGATTGCCGGCCTGTGGCAGGGCACGGGCCTCGTGATGTGCCTGATGCTGGCCGGCCTGCGCGGCATAGACGAGGATATCTGGAAGGCCGCCCGGGTGGACGGCATACCCATGTGGCGGACCTATCTCTTCATCATCATTCCCATGATGCGGCCCGTCTTCATCACGACCTTGGTGCTGATCGCAAGCGGCATCGTCAAGGTCTACGACCTCGTCGTGGCGCAGACCAGCGGCGGCCCCGGGATAGCCTCGGAAGTGCCGGCCAAATACGTCTATGACTACATGTTCCAGGCGCAGAATCTGGGCCAGGGCTTCGCCGCCTCCACCATGATGCTGCTGACGGTCGCCATCATCGTCATCCCCTGGGCCTATCTCGAATTCGGAGGGAAGAAGCGTGGCTAA
- a CDS encoding ABC transporter substrate-binding protein, with amino-acid sequence MNLRVLKAMALASVMLPAAHVGATELEVTHWWTSGGEAAAVKELADAFNTTGNTWVDGAIAGSGGTARPIMISRITGGDPMGATQFNHGRQAEELVQAGLMRDLSDVAEKGKWKEIIKPASLLDSCTIDGKIYCAPVNIHSWQWLWLSNDAFKAAGVEVPKNWNEFVAAAPALQKAGIQPLAMGGQPWQATGAFDTLIISLGGKDLFMKVFSDKDEEAAAGPDMAKIFKAADDARKMAKGTNVQDWNQATNMVITGKAAGQIMGDWAQGEFQLAGKTAGKDYTCLPGLGLNQYLTAGGDAFYFPLLKDEAQSKAQEVLAQTIVDPKTQVAFNLKKGSLPVRGDVDLAAANDCMKKGLDVLAKGNILKSTDQLLSADTQKQKEDLFSEFFANASMTPEAAQKRFADIIASAD; translated from the coding sequence CCGCTCATGTCGGCGCAACGGAGCTGGAGGTTACCCATTGGTGGACATCCGGCGGCGAGGCGGCGGCTGTCAAAGAGCTTGCGGATGCCTTCAACACCACAGGCAATACCTGGGTTGACGGCGCCATTGCCGGCTCGGGCGGTACGGCCCGGCCAATCATGATCAGTCGGATCACCGGTGGCGACCCGATGGGCGCCACGCAGTTCAACCATGGCCGCCAGGCGGAGGAGCTTGTGCAGGCCGGTCTCATGCGAGATCTGAGCGATGTGGCGGAGAAAGGGAAGTGGAAGGAGATCATCAAGCCGGCCAGCCTGCTCGACAGCTGCACGATTGACGGCAAGATCTATTGCGCCCCGGTCAATATCCATTCCTGGCAGTGGCTCTGGCTTTCGAACGATGCGTTCAAGGCGGCCGGCGTCGAAGTGCCGAAGAACTGGAACGAGTTCGTGGCGGCCGCGCCCGCTCTGCAGAAGGCCGGCATCCAGCCGCTCGCTATGGGTGGACAACCCTGGCAGGCGACCGGTGCCTTCGACACGCTGATCATTTCGCTCGGTGGCAAGGATCTTTTCATGAAGGTCTTCAGCGACAAGGATGAAGAGGCGGCTGCCGGCCCGGACATGGCCAAGATCTTCAAGGCGGCAGACGATGCGCGCAAGATGGCCAAGGGCACCAATGTGCAGGACTGGAACCAGGCCACGAACATGGTCATCACCGGCAAGGCGGCCGGGCAGATCATGGGGGACTGGGCCCAGGGCGAATTCCAGCTGGCGGGCAAGACCGCCGGCAAGGATTATACCTGCCTTCCCGGTCTCGGCCTCAACCAGTATCTGACGGCCGGCGGCGATGCCTTCTATTTCCCGCTCCTGAAGGATGAGGCCCAGTCGAAGGCGCAGGAAGTGCTGGCCCAGACCATCGTCGACCCGAAGACGCAGGTCGCCTTCAACCTGAAGAAGGGCTCGCTGCCGGTGCGCGGCGATGTCGATCTGGCGGCGGCAAACGACTGCATGAAGAAAGGTCTCGATGTCCTTGCAAAGGGCAATATCCTCAAGAGCACGGATCAACTCCTCTCGGCGGATACGCAGAAGCAGAAGGAGGATCTGTTTTCCGAATTCTTCGCCAATGCGTCCATGACGCCTGAAGCGGCGCAGAAGCGGTTCGCCGATATCATCGCCTCTGCCGATTGA
- a CDS encoding glycoside hydrolase family 2 protein: protein MTRLDLAGTWRLSSADGEIQALMPIPGDVHTALKNAGFVPDPYVGRNEIDLQWVAEQDWEIEQVFTLPSTEGSWYLDITDLDTVATVTLNSVVVLEADNCFRRFRPDVGSALREGENRMSIRFHSSIREGAARQAKQPFYIPYQTANSPIANGNMLRKPQCHFGWDWNIALAPLGLYGTIALRKLETARVEHVTITQSHGESGVDVAVTVSLFADAVGGLPLILTLGDEEVRLDVGVRPGEVSVHHVFHIDAPRLWWPSGSGEQALYTLVVETPSETVTRRIGLRKAELLTDPDDAGSRFAFRINGSEIFCRGANWIPADALFSLTSPDKTRDLLQSAIDANMNMIRIWGGGFYEADWFYDLCDEMGLMVWQDFQFSCNLYPSTPDFLANVTAEVDYQVRRLITHPSIILWCGDNELVGALTWFKESVDNRDRYLVSYDRLNRTIEQTLLKAAPDALWWPSSPATGYMDYGDAWHADGSGDMHYWSVWHENKPFEDYRSVRPRFCSEFGFQSYTSLPVIRTYAGDSDLNIASPVMELHQKNVGGNERIAATMFRYFRFPEGFANFVYLSQVQQALAIRTAVDYWRSLKPHCMGTLYWQLNDTWPVASWSSLDYGGGWKLLHYLARRFFQPVAVAAIPSQDGTRIDLSLVNDTPSDVTVTLNLSLLALNGEKRPLRSLDVTCSPDAAIVAATVNTADIPADCLLSWNFTASNGMGGDGHHVVGTYKALDLQPAGLALDVRPAPTGGYDVTVQAGGLGLYIMVESTVAGRFSDNGFDLSAGESRRITFLPSSESEGEPVFRIYDLQSCASAG, encoded by the coding sequence ATGACACGTCTCGATCTTGCCGGCACATGGCGGCTTTCCTCGGCCGATGGGGAAATTCAGGCGCTGATGCCAATCCCCGGCGATGTTCACACGGCGCTGAAGAATGCCGGTTTCGTGCCCGATCCCTATGTCGGGCGCAACGAAATCGACCTGCAATGGGTGGCCGAACAGGACTGGGAGATCGAGCAGGTCTTCACGCTCCCATCGACGGAAGGCAGCTGGTATCTCGACATCACCGATCTGGATACCGTGGCCACCGTCACGCTGAATAGTGTCGTGGTTCTGGAAGCGGATAATTGCTTTCGCCGCTTTCGCCCCGATGTCGGCTCCGCCCTTCGCGAGGGCGAGAACCGCATGTCCATCCGCTTTCATTCCAGCATTCGGGAAGGTGCGGCGCGGCAGGCAAAGCAGCCCTTCTACATTCCTTACCAGACAGCCAATTCACCCATTGCCAACGGCAATATGCTGCGCAAGCCGCAATGCCATTTCGGCTGGGACTGGAATATTGCTCTTGCACCGCTCGGGCTCTACGGCACCATAGCGCTTCGGAAGCTGGAGACCGCGCGCGTCGAGCATGTGACGATCACCCAGAGCCATGGCGAGAGCGGTGTGGATGTGGCGGTCACCGTCTCTCTGTTTGCCGATGCCGTGGGCGGCCTGCCGCTCATCCTGACGCTTGGCGATGAAGAGGTGCGGCTGGATGTCGGGGTGCGGCCCGGGGAAGTCTCCGTCCATCATGTCTTTCACATCGACGCGCCACGCCTCTGGTGGCCATCGGGCAGCGGCGAACAGGCGCTTTACACGCTTGTGGTGGAGACGCCGTCTGAAACCGTGACGCGCAGGATCGGCCTGCGCAAGGCCGAATTGCTGACCGATCCGGACGATGCCGGCAGCCGCTTCGCTTTCCGCATCAACGGATCGGAAATCTTCTGCCGCGGCGCGAACTGGATACCGGCCGACGCCCTGTTCTCGCTGACCAGCCCCGACAAGACGCGGGATCTTCTCCAGTCCGCTATCGATGCGAATATGAACATGATCCGCATCTGGGGCGGGGGCTTTTACGAGGCGGACTGGTTCTACGATCTCTGCGACGAAATGGGTCTGATGGTCTGGCAGGACTTCCAGTTCTCCTGCAATCTTTATCCCTCGACACCGGATTTCCTCGCCAATGTTACGGCGGAAGTCGATTACCAGGTTCGCCGGCTGATCACGCATCCCTCGATCATCCTGTGGTGCGGCGATAACGAGCTTGTCGGTGCCCTGACATGGTTCAAGGAATCGGTCGACAATCGCGACCGTTACCTCGTGTCCTATGACAGGCTCAACCGGACGATCGAGCAGACGCTCCTGAAGGCGGCGCCCGATGCGCTGTGGTGGCCCTCCAGCCCGGCCACCGGCTACATGGATTACGGGGATGCCTGGCATGCCGACGGCTCCGGCGACATGCACTACTGGTCGGTCTGGCACGAGAACAAGCCTTTCGAGGATTATCGCAGCGTGCGTCCGCGCTTCTGCTCCGAATTCGGCTTCCAGTCCTATACATCGCTGCCTGTCATCCGAACCTATGCCGGCGATAGCGACCTGAACATCGCCTCGCCCGTGATGGAACTGCACCAGAAGAATGTCGGCGGCAACGAACGTATCGCGGCAACCATGTTCCGCTATTTCCGCTTTCCGGAGGGATTTGCGAATTTTGTCTATCTGAGCCAGGTGCAGCAGGCGCTCGCCATCAGGACGGCGGTGGATTACTGGCGCTCCCTGAAGCCGCATTGCATGGGCACGCTGTACTGGCAGTTGAACGACACCTGGCCGGTCGCCTCCTGGTCCAGTCTGGACTATGGTGGCGGTTGGAAACTTCTGCATTACTTGGCCCGACGCTTCTTCCAGCCAGTGGCGGTTGCCGCCATTCCCTCGCAGGATGGGACGCGGATCGACCTCTCCCTCGTCAATGACACGCCGTCCGACGTCACGGTGACGCTGAACCTGTCACTGCTGGCGCTGAACGGGGAAAAGCGGCCGCTGCGCAGCCTCGATGTCACCTGCAGCCCGGATGCCGCAATCGTGGCAGCCACGGTTAATACGGCCGACATCCCTGCAGATTGCCTGCTCTCCTGGAATTTTACGGCAAGCAACGGAATGGGCGGCGACGGCCATCATGTCGTCGGGACCTACAAGGCGCTGGATCTTCAGCCGGCGGGCCTGGCCCTTGATGTGAGGCCGGCGCCGACCGGCGGCTATGACGTCACGGTCCAGGCGGGCGGGCTGGGTCTCTACATCATGGTGGAAAGCACTGTTGCCGGCCGCTTTTCAGACAATGGCTTCGATCTTTCGGCGGGTGAGAGCCGCCGCATCACCTTTCTTCCGTCTTCCGAAAGCGAAGGCGAACCTGTGTTCCGCATCTACGACCTTCAGTCCTGCGCCTCTGCAGGCTGA